Within Sorangiineae bacterium MSr11367, the genomic segment AGAACGGATTCGTCGGCTCCAGCTCGTGCATGTACCACTCGGGCAATTGATACGGTGCCAACTGGTAATGCGGCGGCGGATGGGCCGTGGTGGCTGCGGCATCGCGCAGAATCCCCTCCAGATCGAGCAGCGGTTCGGCGCGTGCGACCTGGGCATGGGCGCGGCGTTCGTCGATGACCGCGGCCACGCCCGCGACGGTGGCCCGCTCGAACAAGGTGCGCACGTTGAGCTCGATGCCAAACGCGCTTCGAATGCGCGCGATGGTGCGAATGGCAATCAGTGAGTGCCCGCCGAGCTGGAAAAAGTCGTCCGTTCTGCCAACCCGGGCCACGTCGAGCAACTCGGCCCAGATTCCCGCGACCGCGGCCTCGGTTTCCGTTTCCGGGGCCACGAAGTCGCCTTGAAGCACCGAATCGGCATCGCGCGGGGCAGGCAGCGCCTTGCGATCCACCTTTCCATTGGGCAAGAGCGGCAACGACTCCAGAAGGACGAACGCGCTCGGCACCATGTATGCGGCCAGACGTTCGCCCAGGAATCCGGCCAGTTCGGCGCCCGTCGTGGGCTCGCGCGGCACGACGTAGGCAACGAGCCGCGCCTCGGTCCCTGCATCGTTTCGCGCGACCACGATGCCTTCGCGCACGGCGGCATGCGCGGCCAGCGCCGTTTCGATTTCCCCCATCTCGATGCGGAAGCCGCGAATCTTCACTTGATGATCGACCCGGCCCACGAATTCGATGTTGCCGTCGTGCCGGTACCGAACCGTGTCGCCCGTGCGGTAAAGGCGCCCGCCGGGCGTGTCCCCGAAAGGATCGGGTACGAACGACGTGGCGGTGCGCTCCGGGGCGTGCAGATAGCCGCGACCCACGCCGGTGCCGCCGATGCAAAGTTCGCCGGCGACGCCCACGGGGACGGGCTGCATTTCCGCGTCGAGCACGTACACGCGGAGGTTCGGCAAGGTGCCGCTGATGGGAACGTATTTCCACGGTCCGGACGGGGCCGCCGTCATTTTGTAGTGGGCAATGTCGTCGGAGCACTCGGTGGGCCCGTACGCATTGATCATGGGCACGTTGGGATAACGTGCGAACCAGCGCGCGCACAGATCGGGCAGGAGGGGCTCGCCATTGACCACGAGCCATCGCAGCCGCGACAGATCGTAACGCTTGGGTGCCGACTCGAGCTCGTCGACGATGAGCACCGTGTGCGTGGGCACCGTTTCGAAGACGGTCACCTGGTCACGCGCCAGCTGCGCCATGAGCCGCGACGGCTCCCACGCGCTCTCGTCGCGAAAGACCGAGACGCGGCCGCCCACCATGAGGGCCGTGAGAAATTGCCACACGGAGACGTCGAAGCTTTGCGTCGCCGTTTGTGCGAGGCAATCGGCGGCCGTGAAGCCGAGGTCTGCGACCTTGGCCCGCAAGTGGTTCAACATGCCGCGGTGCTCGATCATGGCCCCTTTGGGCACGCCGGTGGAGCCCGAGGTGAAGATCACGTACGCGAGGCTGCTCGGGTCGATGGGGAAGCCGGGGTTCGTCGACGAAACCGGCATGCTCAGCGCCTCGGCGACGTCCAGCACCTGCGCCCGATCCCCGGCGATCTCACCCGCGAGCGGCGCGTGCGCGGCCTCGGTCACCACGATGGGGCATCGCGCCAGGAGGACCATGCTCTCCAGCCGTGCCCGTGGCAGCGCAGGATCGAGCGGCACGTACGCGTAGCCCGCCTTGAACACGGCGATCATGGTCACGAGGAACTCGATGCTTCGATCGAGCAACACGCCGAGGATGACCTCCCGATGGCCCAACCGCGCGCGCAGCACGTGGGCCAGCCGATTGGCGCGTGCGTTGACCTCCGCATAGGTTGCCGAGGTGCCATGGCATACGATGGCCACGGCTTCCGGCTTCGCCCGCACGTGCTCCTCGAAGACATGGTGAAAGCACACCGAGGTGTCCCAATCGGTGTCCGTGCGATTGCGCTCCGCGAGCAGGTTCGCGCGCTCGCCCGCGGGCAAGAGCTCGAGCCGGGAGACACGCTCCTCGGGCGCGTCCACGGCCGACGCCAGCAGCGTCTCGAGATGCGTGGCCATGCGCGCGATCGTCGCCGCCTCGAACAGGTCCGTATTGTATTCGAAGACCGCGGTCACGTCGTCCGCCGTTTCGCGGAACACGAGGAGCAAATCGAACTTCGCCGTCTTGGTTTCGCCCTCGACGGTGGTGAGCGATAGCCCGGTGAGTGCGAGATCGCTCGCGGGCATGTTCTGCAGCTCGCACATCACTTGAAAGACCGGCGAGCGGCTCGGATCGCGCGGCGGCTGCAATTTCTCCAGCAGCAGCGGGAAGGGGACGTCCTGGTGGGCATAAGCGACGAGCGCCGACTCCTTCACGCGGCCGAGCAAAATCCCGAACGTCGGATCGTCGTCGAGGCGTGTCCGGATGACCAGCGTGTTGACGAAGTGGCCAATGATATTCTCGATTTCCGTGCGCCCTCGGTTGGCGACGGGCGTTCCTACGACGATATCGCCTTGGTGCGTATATCGATGCAAGAGCGCATCGAAGCCCGCGAGAAGCGTCATGAACAGCGTCGCGCCGTGGCGTCGCGCCAAGGTGCGCAGTCCCTCGAGCAGGGGGCGCGGCATGGCCACGGTGTGGGTGGCACCCGTGAACGTCTGCACGGCGGGGCGCGGATGGTCCGTGGGCAGATCCAGCGCCGCCGGCGCGCCGGAGAGCAACGCCACGGCCGATTCGACGAGCTTTTGCAACGTCGAGCCGCGAAGTCGCTCACGTTGCCATGCGGCGTAGTCGGCATATTGCGTGGTGATGGCCGGGAGCGACGGCGCCTTCCCTTGGGCGAACGCGTCGTAGAGTGCCCCGAGCTCGCGCACGAACGGCTGCATGGACCAGCCGTCGGCGATGATGTGATGCATGGACGTCAGAAGAACGTGGTCCGTCTCCGACAGCCGCAGAAGGCGCGCGCGGAACAAGGGACCCGCGGCCAGGTCGAACCCCGTGCGCGCATCCTCGTCGAAGCGCGCCCGCACCGCGGCCTCGCGGTCCGTATCGGGTAGGGACGACAGCGTCACCACCGGCAAGGCGACCGCGCTGGGCGGTGCGATCACTTGGGACGGCTCGCCATCGACGATGGCAAACGTGGTGCGAAGGGACTCATGGCGCGCGCAGAGCTCGAACAGGGCGCGCTCGAGCGCCGGAAGATCCAGGGCGCCCTGCATGCGGATGGCGCACGGCATGTTGTACGTGGCCTGTCCGGGCGAGAGCTGCTCGGTTACCCAGAGCGACTCTTGCTCGTGCGAGAGCGGCAGCCGGCGATCGCGCGGGACCGGCACGACGGGCGCCGCTTGCGCCGCCGCATCCACGCGGGCGATGCGGGCGGCCAGGCCCTCGACGGTGGGCGCCTCGAAGAGCCACCGGATAGGCACTTCCTTGCCGAACACCTCCCGCGCCCGTGCGGCAATCTGCACAGCGAGCAGCGAGTGGCCGCCAAGCTCGAAGAAGTCGTCGCGAATCCCGACGGCGGAACTCCCCAGCACATCGCCCCAAATGCCGGCCAATAGTTCCTCGGTCGGATTGCGTGGGGCTCCACCGCGCCCGGTGGCCTGGCCGCTGAAGTCGGGGGCGGGCAACGCCCGCACATCGAGCTTCCCGCTCGAGGTCAAGGGGAGAGCGTCCAGGAAGACGAACGCCGGCGGCACCATGGCCTCGGGCAAGGTCTCGCGCAGGAAGGCGCGCAGGCCCGCGGCGTCGAGCTCGCCCTCGGCGAGGAGGTAGGCGACCAGGCGCTCGCTACGCACGAGCACCACGGCCTCGCGCACGGCGGGATGCAATCGCAACGCGGTCTCGATTTCGCCGAGCTCGATGCGGATGCCTCGAAGCTTTATCTGCTGATCGACCCTTCCAACGAAGGAAATTCGGCCATCGGCCGTGTAGCGCGCCAGATCACCGGTTCGATAGAGCCTCCCGCCGGGGCCCTCGCTGAACGGATCGGGCAGAAAGCGTTCCGCCGTGTGATCGGGCCGGCCCAGGTAGCCGCGCGCGAGGCCGGCACCTCCGATGTACATTTCGCCCACCACCCCGACGGGTACGGGGGCCTGTGCGCGGTCGAGCACGTGCACTTTGACGTTCCCAATCGGGCGCCCGATGGAGATGGTCGCGCTGGATTCGCCGGAGTCGTAATCCTGGTACGTCGTATCGATGGCGGCTTCGCTCGGACCGTAGACATTGACCAACTTGGCCTCGGAGCACGCGCCGAACGCGTCGCGCAGGGCAGGGGAAAGCGCCTCGCCGCCGCAAAAGACGAGCCGCAGGCTCGGCAATTTCGCACCGCGCGCTTCGTCGAGCATCACCTGGAGCAGCGACGGAACGACGGTCATCGAGGTGATGCGCTCGGATTCGATGGCCGAGACCAAGTGCGCCACGTCCTTCTGCCGATCGGAGGGCACGAGCACGAAGTTTGCGCCGCCGGCGAAGGTGGCGAAGAACTCCCACATCGAAGCATCGAATCCAATCGACGATACTTGCAAGACGCGATCGGCGGTGGTGAGCGGGTGTTCCATTTGCCCCCACAGGATCCGATTGCAGATGGCCCGATGGGTGACCAAGATGCCCTTCGGCGTGCCGGTCGAGCCCGAGGTGTGGATCACGTACGCCACGTGCTCGGGCGCGGCGATTGCGGGCAGCGGCTCGTCGGATTCGTCGGCGATCGACGCAGCCTCCGCATCGAGCGAAAGCACCGGCCAGGGCGTCGCCTGCAGCTTGCCCGCCGTTTCTTCGGTCGCGAGCACGAGGGCCAGCTCCCCGTGTGCTGCGAGCCGCCGCGCCGGTGCGCTTGGATCGAGCGGCGCAATCGCACCACCGGCTTTCAGAATCGCCAAGTAGGCCACGGGCAGCTCGAGCCCGTTCTCCAGGCATACGCCCACACACGCATCGGGCTGCACCCCGGCGCGGCGCAGCCTGCGCGCAAGTCGATTGGCCCGTGCGTCCAATTCGGCATATCGAAGCTCTAAACCCTCGTAGGTCGCGGCCACGGCCTCGGGCGTTTCCCAGGCTTGCCGCTCGAAGATCTCGTGGAGCGCCTCGACACCGGGAAGGTCGGTCCGCGTGTCATTCCAGCCTTCCACGATTTGCGATTGCTCGGCCGCGGAGAGAAGGGAAATGCCCTCGATGGTCGCCAATGGATCGCGAACGACGGCACCGAGCAGCGTCTCGTAGTGCGCCGCCATGCGTGCGATGGTGGCCTCGTCGAACACGTCGGGGCTGTAGTCCCAGTCCACCGCGAGCCCGCCGCCCGGCTGCAGTTCCGTCACGGTGAGTGTGAGATCGAACAATCCCGTGTGGGTATTCGAGTCCGTCACCGTCAACGTCACACCGGGAAGCTCCAAGGTGGACGCGGGCGCATTTTGCAGCGCGAACATCACCTGGAACACCGGGGTCGTTCCCGTTTCGCGCGAGGCGCGCACCGCCTCGACGACCTGCTCGAAGGGAATGTCCTGATGGGCATATCCCTGGAGCGCAACGTCGCGAACCCGATCGAGCACGTTCAGAAACGTGGGATTGCCGCCGAGGTGCGTGCGCAACGCCAGCGTGTTGACGAAGAAGCCAATGAGCCCCTCGATTTCCGAGCGCGTGCGGTTGGCAATCGGCGTTCCGACAACGATGTCATCCTGGTGCGAATAGCGGTACAAGAGGACATCGAAGGCCGCGAGCAACGTCATGTACAACGTGGCGCCGGCGCACTTGCTCAGAGCCCTAACGTCGTGTGTGAGGTTTGCGCCCACGACGGCGGAATGACGAGCGCTCCGCATGCTTCGGGTGTGGGGTCGCGGGCGATCCGTCGGCAGATCGAGCTGCGCCGGCGCGTTGGCCAGATGCTCGCGCCAATAGTCCAGATGCATCCGGGCGGCGTCGCCGGCCAGCCAATCGCGCTGCCAGACGGCGTAATCGGCATATTGAATCGGAAGCTCACCGAGGGCGGCCACGGAGCCCGTCGTATGGGCACGATAGAGCTCAGCCAGTTCGCGCACGAAGATGCTCATCGACCAGCCGTCGGAGGCAATGTGGTGCATCGTAAAGAGCAGCACGTGGTCTTTGGGGCCCGTGCGCAGCAGCTTGACGCGGAGCGGGCGTCCTTCGGTCAAGTCGAACGGGCGCGACGTTTCTTCGTCGGACAGGCGGCGGACCTCCGCCGCGCGTGCGGCCTCGTCGAGGTGCGTGAGATCGACGATAGGCAGGGCCAAATCGGCATCCGGCAGAATGATTTGCCGCTCGGAAACGATGGCCGTGCGCAGCACCTCGTGCCGTTCGACGAGGGCGCGCAAACTCGCGTGAAGTGCGTTTGTATTCAGCACACCTTCGATTCCAACCGTACACGGAAGATTGTAAACGCTGCTCCCTGGCTGGAATTGCTCCCAGAACCAAATCCGCTGTTGGGCACTGGAAAGCGGCGCGGTTTTCGGCGTTCGCTTCCGCCCCTCGAGAAGCTTTCGCAGCGCCGCGCGTTTGTCTTGAATCGAAATCGATTTCATCGCCTGACTCATTGGGCCGCATCCTCTTCGCGCTGCAGGGCTTCCAGCGCATTGTCGAGCTCGCACTCCGAGAGATCTTCCAGCCGCGCGAGCAGGTCCTCTGTTTTGGAGATCGTCCGTACGATGGATTCACGCGGCTCGGTGGCGCGCCGCGTGAGCAAGGTTGCAATGGCGGAAACCGTGGGCGACTCGAACAGCTCGCGGAGCGGAAGGTCGACGTCCGTCTCGTCGCGCAAGCGGGCCACGGCGCGGGTCGCGAGCAGGGAGTGCCCGCCCAGCGCGAAAAAGTCGTCTTCGGCGCCCACCCGCGCCACGCCGAGCACCTCTTCGAACACGCGTGCCACCAGCGCTTCGCCTTCGTCGCGCGGTGCCACGTACGCGTGCGCCGACTCGGCTGGCCGGGGCAGCGCCGCATGGTCGATTTTGCCGTTTGGGGTTTTCGGCAGGGAATCGAGCGGTGTGAGGACGCTCGGAATCATGTATCCGGGCACCTGCTTCACCAGCGCGGAGCGCAGGCTCGCCGCGTCCGCTGGACCGCCGGGGCGGGGCACCCAGTAGCCGAGGAGGCGCGCCCCCAGCCGTTCGTCGCGCTCCACGACCACGGTGGCTTCGCGGGCATGGGCCAGCAGCGCCGTCGAGACCTCGCCCAACTCGATGCGGTGCCCGCGCACCTTCACCTGGTCGTCGTCGCGGCCGAGGAACTCCAGCACGCCGCCCGCACGCCAGCGCACCCAATCGCCCGTGCGGTACAATCGCGCGCCGGGGATGGCGCTGAACGGATCGGGCACGAAGCGTTTGGCGGTCAACTCCGGCCGGCCGACGTACCCCGGCGAGAGGCCGATGCCTCCGAGGTACAGCTCCCCGGGCACGCCCTGCGGCACAGGCTCCCCATGGGCATCGAGCACGTACGCGCGCATGTTGTCGATCGGGGCGCCAATCGGCGGCGCATGCGCCCCGGGTTCGACCCGCGCCCACGTGGCCACCACGGTACCCTCCGTGGGGCCATAGTGATTGCACAATGCAAACGGCAGCGGGCGCGTCACGGGATGGAGCCGATCGCCCCCGGTGAGCACGGTGCGAAGCGCGAGGTTCTCCGGCAGCTCCTGCGCGAGCACCTCTTCGGCGAGCGGCGTGGGCAGGAACGCGATGGTGATGCCTCGAGCCGCCAGCCAGGAGGCGAGCCGTTCGGCCGAGGTGCGCGTCTCGTCGTCCGGAACGTGCACGCTCGCACCCGCGGCGAGGTAAGGCCAAAGCTCCCAAACGGAGGCATCGAACGCGGGCCCCGCAATCAGCGTCGCCTTGTCCGCCGCGCTCACGGCGTGCACGCGAAGGTGCCATGCGACGAGGTTGCCCAGCCCCGCGTGGGCAATGGGCACGCCTTTGGGCCGCCCCGTCGAGCCCGAGGTGTAAATCACGTACGCGAGATCGGTCCCGGTGCTTTGGCGATCGACGGGCGTGCTGGGCTCCGTACGGGTATCGCCCGCTTCGACGAGAAGCGTTCGCGGGAGCGTGGCCGGAAGCCCCGCGCGCACGTCGGCGCTCGTCACCAAGGCGGCCATGCCCGTATCGCGGATGATCGCGTCATGACGTTCGCCCGGGTGAGCAGGATCCATGGGCACGTACGCGCACCCCGCCTTCCAGATCCCGAGCGCGGCCACCGCGAGGCGCGCCGAACGGCGAAGGCAAATGCCGACGAGCGAGGCGGGCGCTATCCGTTGTGCGACGAGCCAATGGGCCAGGCGGTTCGCCCGCGCATCGAGTTCGGCGTACGTGAGGCTCTCCTCGGTGTCGGACACGGCGATGGCATCCGGGGTGAGGCGCGCGCGGGCTTCGACCCAGCGATGAACGCACAGCTCCCGCGGAAGCGCGACGGCCGTATCGTTCCACGTCTGAAGCAAGGTGCGCCGCTCCTCCTGAGAAAGCAGGGGCAGCGCCGAAAGCCGTTGCTCGGGGGTCGCGAGCGCCGAACGCGCGAAGCGTTCGAAGTGCGCGGCCATGCGCTCCACCGTCGCGGGCTCGAACAGATCGGTGCAATAGTCGAAGCTCGCGAGCCATTCGCCCGCGCCATGATCGGATATCGACAGCGAGAGGTCGAATTTCGACGTGGTGGTGACGTGGGGCAGCACCTCGAGCTGCACATCCCCGAGCTCGAGCCGAGGGAACGGCGTATTTTGAAGCGCAAACGTCACGTTGAACAGGGGCGTGTAGCTCGGATCGCGCGCCGGCTGCAGGGCCTCGACGAGTTGCTCGAAGGGGACGTCCTGGTTCTCGTACGCGCCCAACGCGCTTTCTCGAATGCGATGCACGAACGCGAGGAACGTCGGATCCTGGGCCGCATTCGCACGCAGAGGCAACAGGTTCACGAAGAAGCCAATGAGCCCTTCCGTTTCGGCGTGCGTGCGGTTCGCCACGGGGCTTCCAATGACCAAGTCAGTCTGGTGCGTGTACCGATTCAGCCATCCGGCGAACATGGCAAGCAGCACCATGAACGGAGTCACACCCTGCTCGCGGGCCAGGGATTCCACCGCGTGCCGCATCCCCGCATCGAGGCCGCGATCGAGCCGCGCACCGCGTGTGCTCTGCACGGCCGGCCGCGGATGATCACCGGCCAGGGCGATGGAGGAAGGTGCGCCTTCGAGGACCGATTTGAAATAGGCCTTTTGCGTATCCAGCGCACGTTCGCGTGACGGATCGCGCTGCCACGTTGCATAATCGGCATATTGAATCGGGAGCGCGGGAAGCTCGGCCGACGCGTAGTGCGCGGCGACCTCCCGCAACAACACACCGAGCGACCAGCCATCGGCCACCAGATGGTGCAAGGTGAGCAAGAGCACGTGTTCCTCGGGCCCGAGGCGCACGATGGTTGCGCGCAGCAGTTCTCCCTCGTCCGCGCGAAAGACATGGTTCGCGTGGGCGAGCGCGAGGCGCTCGAGCCCTTCGGCCTCGATCTCGACGTGAAAATCGATCTTCGGCGCCGGTTCCTGGAAAGGCCGGCCATCGCGGGTGACGAAGCGGGTTCGCAGCACCTCGTGCCGCGCCACCACCGCCTCGAGCGCGCGCACCAGGGCGCCCTGGTCGAGTGGACCGCGCAGCTTCACGGCCGCAGGCATGTTGTACGCCGTGCTCGCGGGGTCGAGCTGCGTGAGAAACCACAGTCGCTCTTGCGAGAAGGAGAGCGGCAACGGTTGCGTCCTGCCCACGGGGGAAATGCTCGCGTGCTCCGCCGCCGCGCGGCCATCGAGCCGGCGGGCCAGCGCTGCGACCGTGGGCGCCTCGAACAGGGTACGCAGCGGGAGATCGACCCCCGTCGCATCGCGCAGACGGGCCACGGCACGCGTCGCCAAGAGCGAGTGTCCGCCGAGTTCGAAAAAATCGTCCTCCGCACCCGCGCGGGCAATGCCCAAGAGCTCCTCGAACACCGCGGCCACCCGCCGTTCCTGCGCATCGCGCGGGGCGATGAAGGCCGTCCGCACCGCCTCCGTCGCCGCGGGCGGTGGAAGTGCCGCGCGATCGATCTTTCCGTTCGGTGTGCGCGGCAGGGCATCCAGTCGCACGAGTACGCTCGGAACCATGTACCCGGGCAAAAGCTTCGCGAGCGCCGCGCGCAGGCCTTCCGCGTCGTGCGGACCCTCCGACCGTGCCACCCAATAGCCCAAGAGCCGCGCGCCCGTGCCGGCGTCGCGTTCCACGACCACGGCGGCCTCCCTCGTGTGCGCCATCATGGCCGCGGAGACCTCCCCGAGCTCGATGCGGTGCCCGCGCACCTTCACCTGTTCGTCGTTGCGTCCCAAGAACTCCAGCACGCCGCGCGTATTCCAGCGTACGCGATCCCCCGTGCGGTACAGGCGCGCCCCGGGCACCTCGCCGAACGCGTCCGGTACGAACCGCTCCGCCGTGAGCTCCGGCCGCCCGATGTATCCGCGCGAGAGCCCCACGCCACCGAGGTACAGCTCCCCCGGCACGCCGATGGGCGCCAGCTCGCCGCGCGCATCAACGACGTAGGCCCGCGTTCCCGGCAGCGGTCGTCCGATGGGCACTGACAAGGGGACATCGAGCGCGACCAGCTCCTCGGTGGAATACGTGGTGTCCTCCGAAGGGCCATACAAATTGTACAGCCGCGTGACGTGCCCTCCGCGGTACGTGGCCCGCACCAGCTCCCCGGGGAGTGCCTCGCCCGCCAGGTTCACCGTGCACACGGAGGGCGGCAGCGCGTGGGCGTGAACCAACGCCGCCATCGCCGACGGCACCGTGTTCATCAGGCGGATCCCGGCGTCGCGCACCTCGGAGATCGCCAGGGCATCGGCCACGAGCACGACGGTGCCGCCGACGCTGAGCGGCGCAAATAGCTCGAAAACCGATAAATCGAAGCAGATCGAGGTCGACGCCAGTACGCACGCGAGTTCGTCATGCGAAAAGCGCGTGCGTGCCCAGGCCATGCGCGCCACCGCGCTGCGATGTTCGATGGCGACCCCTTTGGGCCTGCCCGTCGAACCGGAGGTGAAGATCAGGTACGCGAGCGAGTCCGCGCTCGTCTCGCAAGGCAGATTCTCTTGCGACTCATGGTCAATCGCATCTCGATGGACGTCGGCGTCCGTGAGCACCAGCTTGGCCCCCGAGTCCTCCAACATGGCGCGGACCCGCGCCTCCGGGTAGCTCGGATCCAGCGGCACGTACGCGCCGCCGGCTTTGAGCACGGCGAGCAAGGCCACGACCAAGGCCTCCGAGCGCGCCATCCGAATGCCCACGCGCGTTTCCGGCCCCACGCCCCGCGCGCGGAGCCTTCGGGCGAGCTGATTGGCCCTCGCGTTGAGAACGCGGTAGGAGAGCTCGCGGTCCTGGACGCGCAAGGCCACGGCTTCCGGCGTCCGCCCCGCCTGCTCCTCGACGAGTTGGTGCAGGCATGCCGCCGACGCCGCGGGCGTCACGAACTCGGTGGTACCCCAGTCGAGCAGCGTTCGTCGCTCGCGCTCGTCGATCATGCGAAGGGACGCGATGGGGCGCTCGGGCTCCAGCAAGGCCGACGCGAGCAGGCGCTCGTAGTGCGCCCAGAGCCTTTGGATCGTTTCCGGATCGAACCGATCCAAGCTGTACTCGATGGCGGCGCCGATACCGCCGGGCGTCTCGGCCAGCGAAATCGCAAGATCGAATTCGATGGACAGTCGGTCCAACAGAAATGCCTCGACCCGCAGGGCCCCCAGGTTGCAAACATATCCGGGTTGGTCGATGGCCAGTGCGTTCAGGCCCAGCGCATCGTCTCCAGGGGCGGCCAACCATTGAAAGAGCAATTGGAACACGGGGGCATGCGGCAGATCGCGGTTCGCACGAATGCTGGAGGCGACGCGCGGAAAGGGGATGCGGCGGTGCTTGAGACCGTCCTTGACCGACTGGCGCACCGTTTCCAGCAGCTGCAAAAAGCCATCGCGTTCCTCGACCGATGCACGAACCGCAATGGGATTCACGAAATACCCGGTGGTACGCCGCAATGCGAAGCGCTCGCGTCCCACGGTGGGGGTGCCCACCACGAGATCCGATCGCCCGGTGTAGCGGAAGAGAAGCGCGTAGAACGCCGTCAGCAGCGCGACGTAGGGCGTGACACCCTGCTTGCGCGCAAACGAGGCCAGGGCGGCACTCGATTGCGCGGAAAGGGCGAAGGTCGCCCGCTTTCCGCGGAACGACGGCGCGGCGGGGCGCGGGCGATCCGCGGGCAGATCCAGCGGCGGAAGCTCGCCGGAGAGCCGCTCTTTCCAATACGCCGCGGCGGCCTTTCCCGCGGGGCCCTCGAGGTAGGCCTCTTCGCCCTCCACGTAGGCGGGCCACCGATCCTCTTCGGGCACGGACGGTGGCAACGCCCCATCGCGCATCTGTCCGTAAAGCTGCGCAAGATCGTCCGCCAGAATGAGCAAGGAACCCAGATCGGTCACGATATGGTGCACCGCAAAGAGCAGCACGGCGCCGCGCGAACCTTGCGTGACCAGCACCGCGCGCGCCACAGGTCCTCGCTCCAGATCGAACGGACGCGATGCCTCCTCGGAGAGCAGTGCACGCAGCTGCTCGTCGCTGAGCCCTTCGCCCGAGATGCGCCGAAGCCACGGCCCCATGGCGGGCAACACGCGCCGCACCGGGCCATCGCCCTCGAGGGGAAAGGCACTTCGAAGGGAAGGGTGCCTCGCCGGCAGTTCGTCCAGCGCCCGTTCCAGGGCCCGTTCATCGACCTCACCGTGGAATCGAAACGCGCGGGCCACCGTCGATGCGCGGCGCTCGGGGGCGAGCTTGTCGAGAAACCACAGGGCCCTTTGTCCGTCCGTCATGCCTTGCGAGCGATGATCTGTCATTTCATCACCATGGATATCGATTGCATGACCTCATTGATTTCCAATGAGCGATGCAATTCAAAGTAAGCCCGATGTCTAGACCGGACGGTTTGACGCTGCGCGATGCTGCTTTCGCCTGCTTCTCCTGCAACTGCATTGGCGATGCCAGAGCGCGCGAGCGCGCATTTCGAGGGGATTTTGCGCCGTATCGATGGAATCGGCCGAGAGCGTCCGTTGGCCATGGCCGGGAGCGTCCACGCGGCGAATTGTCGAGACGGGTCGGATACTTATGTCTGAATGTGCGCCTCGATCCATCGATGACGCTCTCGACGAATTTCGAAATGCCGCCGTGTCGTCGTGCCAGGACGAATCGATGG encodes:
- a CDS encoding amino acid adenylation domain-containing protein, which codes for MTDHRSQGMTDGQRALWFLDKLAPERRASTVARAFRFHGEVDERALERALDELPARHPSLRSAFPLEGDGPVRRVLPAMGPWLRRISGEGLSDEQLRALLSEEASRPFDLERGPVARAVLVTQGSRGAVLLFAVHHIVTDLGSLLILADDLAQLYGQMRDGALPPSVPEEDRWPAYVEGEEAYLEGPAGKAAAAYWKERLSGELPPLDLPADRPRPAAPSFRGKRATFALSAQSSAALASFARKQGVTPYVALLTAFYALLFRYTGRSDLVVGTPTVGRERFALRRTTGYFVNPIAVRASVEERDGFLQLLETVRQSVKDGLKHRRIPFPRVASSIRANRDLPHAPVFQLLFQWLAAPGDDALGLNALAIDQPGYVCNLGALRVEAFLLDRLSIEFDLAISLAETPGGIGAAIEYSLDRFDPETIQRLWAHYERLLASALLEPERPIASLRMIDERERRTLLDWGTTEFVTPAASAACLHQLVEEQAGRTPEAVALRVQDRELSYRVLNARANQLARRLRARGVGPETRVGIRMARSEALVVALLAVLKAGGAYVPLDPSYPEARVRAMLEDSGAKLVLTDADVHRDAIDHESQENLPCETSADSLAYLIFTSGSTGRPKGVAIEHRSAVARMAWARTRFSHDELACVLASTSICFDLSVFELFAPLSVGGTVVLVADALAISEVRDAGIRLMNTVPSAMAALVHAHALPPSVCTVNLAGEALPGELVRATYRGGHVTRLYNLYGPSEDTTYSTEELVALDVPLSVPIGRPLPGTRAYVVDARGELAPIGVPGELYLGGVGLSRGYIGRPELTAERFVPDAFGEVPGARLYRTGDRVRWNTRGVLEFLGRNDEQVKVRGHRIELGEVSAAMMAHTREAAVVVERDAGTGARLLGYWVARSEGPHDAEGLRAALAKLLPGYMVPSVLVRLDALPRTPNGKIDRAALPPPAATEAVRTAFIAPRDAQERRVAAVFEELLGIARAGAEDDFFELGGHSLLATRAVARLRDATGVDLPLRTLFEAPTVAALARRLDGRAAAEHASISPVGRTQPLPLSFSQERLWFLTQLDPASTAYNMPAAVKLRGPLDQGALVRALEAVVARHEVLRTRFVTRDGRPFQEPAPKIDFHVEIEAEGLERLALAHANHVFRADEGELLRATIVRLGPEEHVLLLTLHHLVADGWSLGVLLREVAAHYASAELPALPIQYADYATWQRDPSRERALDTQKAYFKSVLEGAPSSIALAGDHPRPAVQSTRGARLDRGLDAGMRHAVESLAREQGVTPFMVLLAMFAGWLNRYTHQTDLVIGSPVANRTHAETEGLIGFFVNLLPLRANAAQDPTFLAFVHRIRESALGAYENQDVPFEQLVEALQPARDPSYTPLFNVTFALQNTPFPRLELGDVQLEVLPHVTTTSKFDLSLSISDHGAGEWLASFDYCTDLFEPATVERMAAHFERFARSALATPEQRLSALPLLSQEERRTLLQTWNDTAVALPRELCVHRWVEARARLTPDAIAVSDTEESLTYAELDARANRLAHWLVAQRIAPASLVGICLRRSARLAVAALGIWKAGCAYVPMDPAHPGERHDAIIRDTGMAALVTSADVRAGLPATLPRTLLVEAGDTRTEPSTPVDRQSTGTDLAYVIYTSGSTGRPKGVPIAHAGLGNLVAWHLRVHAVSAADKATLIAGPAFDASVWELWPYLAAGASVHVPDDETRTSAERLASWLAARGITIAFLPTPLAEEVLAQELPENLALRTVLTGGDRLHPVTRPLPFALCNHYGPTEGTVVATWARVEPGAHAPPIGAPIDNMRAYVLDAHGEPVPQGVPGELYLGGIGLSPGYVGRPELTAKRFVPDPFSAIPGARLYRTGDWVRWRAGGVLEFLGRDDDQVKVRGHRIELGEVSTALLAHAREATVVVERDERLGARLLGYWVPRPGGPADAASLRSALVKQVPGYMIPSVLTPLDSLPKTPNGKIDHAALPRPAESAHAYVAPRDEGEALVARVFEEVLGVARVGAEDDFFALGGHSLLATRAVARLRDETDVDLPLRELFESPTVSAIATLLTRRATEPRESIVRTISKTEDLLARLEDLSECELDNALEALQREEDAAQ